In Mobula hypostoma chromosome 11, sMobHyp1.1, whole genome shotgun sequence, the following are encoded in one genomic region:
- the LOC134353748 gene encoding transmembrane protein 216-like isoform X2: MLFLYLGVEVIRIFFGSKGNLSQRKVPLTISLVLLGPSTIMAIYYMLLQTYVLRLEVTINAILLVFYIFELVLYCVGLMSFSSAIIAD; the protein is encoded by the exons ATGCTGTTTTTGTATCTTGGGGTTGAAGTAATAAGGATATTTTTTG GTTCCAAGGGTAATCTGTCCCAACGTAAGGTGCCTCTCACTATTAGTCTGGTGCTTCTTGGGCCATCTACAATTATGGCAATTTATTATATGCTACTTCAGACCTATGTTCTAAGGCTGGAAGTCACCATCAATGCAATATTACTGGTGTTTTACATCTTTGAATTGGTTCTGTACTGCGTGGGCTTAATGAGCTTCTCAAG TGCAATCATTGCCGATTGA
- the LOC134353748 gene encoding transmembrane protein 216-like isoform X1, which yields MARGKPPPILSLTPLEVLLDLNSWYYAAYFVAEILLFIYKSLLLPYNPANLVLDLVMLFLYLGVEVIRIFFGSKGNLSQRKVPLTISLVLLGPSTIMAIYYMLLQTYVLRLEVTINAILLVFYIFELVLYCVGLMSFSSAIIAD from the exons ATGGCGAGAG GAAAACCACCTCCAATT CTATCTTTGACCCCTCTGGAAGTTCTCCTAGACCTCAACAGCTGGTACTATGCAGCATACTTTGTGGCAGAAATTCTTCTTTTCATATATAAAA GCCTGCTCTTGCCTTACAACCCTGCAAACCTGGTTTTGGATCTAGTGATGCTGTTTTTGTATCTTGGGGTTGAAGTAATAAGGATATTTTTTG GTTCCAAGGGTAATCTGTCCCAACGTAAGGTGCCTCTCACTATTAGTCTGGTGCTTCTTGGGCCATCTACAATTATGGCAATTTATTATATGCTACTTCAGACCTATGTTCTAAGGCTGGAAGTCACCATCAATGCAATATTACTGGTGTTTTACATCTTTGAATTGGTTCTGTACTGCGTGGGCTTAATGAGCTTCTCAAG TGCAATCATTGCCGATTGA